A single window of Hymenobacter sp. APR13 DNA harbors:
- a CDS encoding glycosyltransferase, translating to MKLLVLLSRFPYPLDKGDKLRAYHQLRHLARRHEVCLFALSDEPVTAADRAAVEPLCAGGLHVHYLSRPGIALNMTRALAQGLPLQVGYFHDRTAQGHLDALIRQFQPDHVYCQLIRMAHYLRAHAPQLPMTLDYMDVFSKGMLRRAENAPLWQRPLWLREGRRLRSYEARVFDWFRHHTIISDQDRQLIEHPHRARIQVVLNGIDTQFFQPRATEPTYELLFCGNMSYHPNVDAAVFLAEEILPLVRQLHPEARLMIAGTTPSTRVLALASAAVTVSGRLPDIRDAYAATQVFVAPMRVGTGLQNKLLEAMAMERPCVTTPLANNALRGRPGQDLLVGESAPELAALIIGLLNDPAAAAELGQQGRRFVQEHYDWEAATNKLEALFK from the coding sequence ATGAAGCTTCTTGTACTGCTGTCCCGGTTTCCGTACCCGCTCGACAAGGGCGACAAGCTACGCGCCTATCACCAGCTGCGCCATCTGGCCCGGCGTCATGAGGTGTGCCTGTTTGCTTTGTCGGATGAGCCGGTGACGGCCGCCGACCGCGCCGCCGTGGAGCCGCTGTGCGCCGGCGGTCTGCACGTGCACTACCTCAGCCGCCCCGGCATTGCCCTCAACATGACCCGCGCCCTGGCGCAGGGGCTGCCCCTGCAGGTGGGCTACTTCCACGACCGCACGGCCCAGGGCCACCTCGACGCCCTGATCCGCCAGTTCCAGCCCGACCATGTGTATTGCCAGCTGATCCGGATGGCGCACTACCTGCGCGCCCACGCCCCGCAGCTGCCCATGACGCTCGACTACATGGACGTGTTTTCGAAAGGCATGCTACGCCGGGCCGAGAATGCACCACTCTGGCAACGGCCACTCTGGCTGCGCGAAGGCCGCCGCCTGCGCTCCTACGAGGCCCGGGTGTTCGACTGGTTCCGCCACCACACCATCATCTCCGACCAGGACCGCCAGCTCATCGAGCACCCGCACCGGGCCCGGATTCAAGTGGTGCTCAACGGTATCGACACGCAGTTTTTTCAGCCCCGCGCCACCGAGCCTACCTACGAGCTGCTATTCTGCGGCAACATGAGCTACCACCCCAACGTGGATGCCGCCGTGTTTCTGGCTGAGGAAATCCTGCCGCTGGTGCGTCAGCTGCACCCCGAAGCCCGCCTGATGATTGCGGGCACTACACCTTCGACTCGGGTGCTGGCCCTGGCCTCGGCCGCCGTCACGGTCAGCGGCCGCCTGCCCGACATCCGCGACGCCTACGCCGCCACGCAGGTGTTTGTGGCGCCCATGCGCGTGGGCACCGGCCTGCAGAACAAGCTGCTGGAAGCCATGGCCATGGAGCGCCCCTGCGTGACCACGCCGCTGGCCAACAACGCCCTGCGCGGCCGCCCCGGCCAGGATCTGCTGGTGGGCGAGTCGGCCCCGGAGCTGGCGGCCCTCATCATCGGCCTGCTCAACGACCCCGCCGCCGCCGCTGAGCTAGGCCAGCAGGGCCGCCGGTTTGTGCAGGAGCACTACGACTGGGAAGCGGCCACCAACAAGCTGGAAGCGTTGTTTAAATAG
- a CDS encoding glycosyltransferase family 4 protein: MNDPARIGQRLVVRRGPAGNSSDHSLPFYHPNIHYVHILQLCPRVPFPTTDGGAIAMYDVAAGLVRAGHRVTMLALNTPKHYQPATALDHLGPNFRLVTVDIDTRLSPWKALRNLLSSELPYNVERFVSEAAKAKLAELLAAEPYDVVQMEGTFVAWYAGYWAEAGRPRGKHLPPVVLRAHNVEYTIWEMLAQRAGNPLKKWYLQQLARRLKAFEHHALHQFDAVAAITEADQQRLRQLSCPEPVVFIPAGVELERFQSDAAIVPRPRSLFMIGSLDWLPNQEGLDWFLREVWPQATARYPGLELHLAGKQMPARFRELQLPGVTVHGFVESAAAFMQQHDIMLVPLLSGGGMRIKIIEGMAQGKCILSTTLGAEGIHVKDGFDIVVRDTPAAWLDVLGRYYAGELASGLIGQEAARTIRRLYDNRRVVESFVDLYSVVRQRRAETV; encoded by the coding sequence TTGAACGACCCGGCCCGCATCGGCCAACGACTAGTGGTCCGACGAGGCCCTGCGGGCAACTCGTCGGACCACAGTCTGCCATTCTACCACCCCAATATCCACTACGTGCACATTCTGCAGCTTTGTCCGCGCGTTCCGTTTCCTACCACTGATGGCGGGGCCATTGCCATGTACGACGTGGCCGCGGGCCTCGTGCGGGCCGGCCACCGTGTCACGATGCTGGCACTCAACACGCCCAAGCACTACCAGCCCGCCACCGCCCTCGACCACCTCGGCCCCAATTTCCGCCTGGTTACCGTAGACATCGACACGCGCCTTTCGCCCTGGAAGGCCCTGCGCAACCTGCTTTCCAGCGAGCTGCCCTACAACGTAGAGCGGTTTGTGAGCGAAGCGGCAAAGGCAAAACTCGCCGAGCTGCTGGCCGCGGAGCCTTATGATGTGGTGCAGATGGAAGGCACCTTTGTGGCGTGGTACGCCGGCTACTGGGCCGAGGCCGGCCGGCCGCGTGGAAAGCACCTGCCGCCGGTGGTGCTGCGCGCCCACAACGTGGAGTACACCATCTGGGAAATGCTGGCGCAGCGCGCCGGCAACCCGCTGAAGAAATGGTACCTGCAGCAGCTGGCCCGCCGCCTCAAGGCCTTCGAGCACCACGCGCTGCACCAGTTTGATGCCGTGGCGGCCATCACCGAAGCCGACCAGCAGCGGCTGCGGCAGCTGAGTTGCCCGGAGCCGGTGGTGTTCATCCCGGCCGGCGTGGAGCTGGAGCGGTTCCAGTCGGATGCCGCCATCGTGCCCCGGCCTCGCAGTTTGTTCATGATTGGCTCGCTGGACTGGCTGCCCAACCAGGAGGGCCTCGACTGGTTTCTGCGCGAAGTCTGGCCCCAGGCCACGGCCCGCTACCCGGGCCTGGAGCTGCACCTGGCCGGCAAGCAGATGCCGGCCCGCTTCCGCGAGCTGCAGCTGCCCGGCGTGACGGTGCACGGCTTCGTGGAGTCGGCGGCGGCCTTCATGCAGCAGCACGACATCATGCTGGTACCGCTGCTGAGCGGCGGCGGCATGCGCATCAAAATCATTGAGGGCATGGCCCAGGGCAAGTGCATTCTGAGCACCACGCTGGGCGCCGAAGGCATCCACGTGAAAGACGGCTTCGACATTGTGGTGCGCGATACGCCGGCCGCTTGGCTGGACGTGCTAGGCCGCTACTACGCCGGCGAGCTGGCGTCGGGCCTGATTGGGCAGGAGGCGGCCCGCACCATCCGGCGCCTCTACGACAACCGCCGCGTGGTGGAAAGCTTCGTGGATTTGTACAGCGTGGTGCGCCAGCGGCGGGCCGAAACGGTGTAA
- a CDS encoding potassium channel family protein translates to MWHRFNLSRFFLAVVLTIVSFGGGMLGFMWIEKFTLLEAFYMTMITISTVGFGELHPLSPDGRLFVSVYIFFNLLVVAYLVSVLTTYIFDGELRNLFQMLRTDQEIRNVSNHIIVCGFGRNGSKAYHELHDSGAQVVIVEQSEALLKSTVEVLGGKVLAVFGDATTDETLLAAGISRARALITALPKDADNVFVTLTARELNPGIKIIARASLKTSEAKLLRAGADSVVMPDEIGGSHMANLVIRPEVIRFLDMISGLGPNKLRLEELRPDEMRPEWRGRSIRELDIRSRTGATVIGLKHHTGELLVSPSADTIPQPGDVMLFLGTDEQIASLVRQFQA, encoded by the coding sequence ATGTGGCACCGCTTTAACCTGAGTCGGTTTTTTCTGGCCGTGGTGCTCACCATCGTCAGCTTCGGCGGCGGCATGCTGGGGTTTATGTGGATCGAGAAGTTCACGCTGCTCGAGGCGTTCTACATGACCATGATTACCATCTCCACGGTGGGGTTTGGCGAGCTGCATCCGTTGTCGCCGGACGGGCGGCTGTTTGTCTCGGTTTATATCTTCTTCAACCTGCTCGTGGTGGCCTACCTGGTGTCGGTGCTGACCACCTACATCTTCGATGGCGAGCTGCGCAACCTCTTTCAAATGCTTCGCACTGACCAGGAAATCCGCAATGTATCCAACCACATCATCGTGTGTGGCTTTGGGCGCAACGGCAGCAAGGCCTACCACGAGCTGCACGACAGCGGGGCCCAGGTGGTGATTGTGGAGCAGAGCGAGGCCCTGCTCAAAAGCACCGTGGAAGTGCTGGGCGGCAAAGTGCTGGCCGTTTTCGGCGACGCCACCACCGACGAAACCCTGCTGGCGGCCGGCATCTCCCGGGCCCGGGCCCTCATCACGGCCCTGCCCAAAGATGCCGACAACGTGTTCGTGACCCTGACGGCCCGCGAGCTGAACCCGGGCATCAAAATCATTGCCCGCGCCAGCCTCAAAACCAGCGAAGCCAAGCTGCTGCGCGCCGGCGCCGACTCGGTGGTGATGCCCGACGAAATCGGCGGCTCGCACATGGCCAACCTCGTCATCCGGCCCGAAGTCATCCGTTTTCTGGACATGATTTCTGGCCTGGGCCCCAACAAGCTGCGCCTCGAGGAGCTGCGCCCCGACGAAATGCGCCCTGAATGGCGTGGCCGCAGCATCCGCGAGCTGGATATCCGCTCGCGCACCGGCGCCACCGTCATCGGCCTCAAGCACCATACCGGCGAGCTGCTGGTGAGCCCCAGCGCCGACACCATCCCCCAACCCGGCGACGTGATGCTGTTCCTGGGCACCGACGAGCAGATTGCCTCCCTGGTCCGCCAGTTTCAGGCGTAG
- a CDS encoding DUF3592 domain-containing protein, with the protein MHWLVIILLMVLLSRTWLRSFNEALASLKRAIHLKRYGVHKTGEIIGFVERVDEEGDRWFRPIIAFSYQDKQWQFVSELGDGEKGLVGAYVRVIHDPLTPGVAEVDSFMALFGGSVLGLVILATCVVLAVGYVIHELLAQVG; encoded by the coding sequence ATGCACTGGCTGGTGATTATACTGCTGATGGTCTTACTCAGCAGAACGTGGTTGCGAAGCTTCAACGAAGCATTGGCATCGTTGAAAAGAGCTATCCACCTGAAACGTTATGGAGTGCATAAAACCGGGGAAATAATAGGGTTTGTGGAACGCGTTGACGAGGAGGGCGACAGATGGTTTAGGCCTATAATAGCCTTTTCGTACCAAGACAAGCAGTGGCAGTTTGTATCAGAGCTGGGAGATGGCGAGAAAGGTCTTGTCGGAGCGTACGTCCGCGTCATCCATGATCCGCTGACACCCGGCGTGGCAGAAGTGGATAGTTTCATGGCGTTGTTTGGCGGGTCTGTTCTGGGGCTGGTTATTCTGGCAACATGCGTGGTTTTGGCAGTTGGCTATGTAATTCACGAACTTCTTGCGCAGGTTGGATAA